The DNA segment GAAGCTGGAGGATATACTACTATAAAATCAACATCTATTTTGCCAATTTATAATGcctattcttgcaatttatttatataacatTGTAGTTGTTgcaacataattttttaaactgAAATCAATTTCAGAAAGTAACCAATTAAATCACATCATACATTTTCTCCACTTGGCAGTGACTGTGTGGAAGTTGTGCTAATTTTTCAGGAATCTCTTGAAAGTTGAAACAGTAACAATGCAATGAATATCATTGCATATATAGGCCTAAATGATAGGGCACCTGGGCAGATTTAGACTcaaacattaaataaaatagttgCAAAAGCAAAATTTGTCCTTTAGCCTCAAAGGGTTTTGAATTCATTTCAAGTTTATTATTGGGAATACCAAAAAGACCAAGAACATATGTTCGGCTTTCACACTCAATCTCAAAAGACCAACACTATATGATCCAAATTGTTAACGCCAAGATTGAAATGCTACAAAAGAAAGACAATTTCAGGAGCATCATCTTCTAACACTGAATACTCTTTCATCAACAACGATATATAAGTCACCGCATTCCTTGCCATTTTTGCTCTCACTAGTGGTCTGTTATTCAAAGTATTCTGCTATAGAGGCTGAACAATTAAGTCATATGTGCAAGTCACAAAAAAGGAGAGGTAACACAGTAACAATAGCCATCCACTAAGGTATCTGATATAGTAATGGAAAAATAGAGGTACTTAAAACACGAGCCAAAcaatatatgaaaaataagcCAAATTAAAATGCTAAGGCAAAACATATTTGATAGTAACATGCAAATGCATATTAGTTTCAAAACCATGTAGACTCCATCAAATGATTAAAACTAAAGTCAAATGGGAAAGTGATGTGATTAGCCAATATAAACAAAGCCAAGcactttctctctctacaaGAATACAACCACCCTTGATACAAATGCCAAATGCAGAGAAAGAATAAATCCATCAAGTTGCTACTTCTTAAAGCTGATCAGGATTTCTATTACAATGTAGGTTAAGCAAAGGAAGCATAGAATAGACAAATAACATGTACTTACGGTGAAGATTCTCGGTTTCTTCATCAAGCTTCCTGGTGTTCAAAGAAGTGCTACTAGAGGCAGCTCTATTTGTTCCAGCATTTGCTGCGGAGAACACGAAATAACAAGTTAAATTGAATGTCATTATCAAGTATCAACACAAAAatgtttctatatttttaaacatatGTAGACCAATTATCAGTTGAGGGAGCTATGCATTAATACTCTCATGATTTGATCAATTCCTAATCAAACAACAAGCATAGCGCAAATAGACCATGACACTTGAATTCAGATTAGAGGAATGAAATTACtcgtttttcttcttccttcaaaCAACAGTAACAATATAGATTCACAAACAAGTTTTCATTCTAGAACAtatttacttctttttttttcgttggcCAATATGCAACCAAATAAACAAGTACCTACCAACatcagataaaaaaaaaagcactTTTAGTCATCCCAAATGATCCATTCCataaatcatcaacaaaaacccTAATCCCCTATGCGCTAAATAAGTCATCACAGAAAACAAATACACAAAAGATAAAGCAGACCATCGATTTTATTCCAAACTTTCAAATATTTCCTCATCATGATTCTAACCTAAACCCATTAAAACCAAAAAAGCATATCACGACCTAGAAGGGAAAACATCACAAAaacataaacttttttttttcaaaaaaataaaaacaaaaacccGCAAAACAAATATACATTTCTTGACGGTTTCAATCTCAGCTCCGGCGCGGCGAGCAGCATTGACAGCTTTCTCATCCTTCTTGGCCGCAGCGTTTGGTGCCTTCTTCCTTATCACCACTGGCTCCCAATCCTGCGATATGGGCCCCACACCCGACATTATCTTCTCTTGATGATTCTTCTTCTCTGAAGAAACTTGAAAGGGTTTGTGAAAGTGTGATGTATGCGTGAGCGTGAGAGACCCTTCTTTCCCGGCTCAGAAAAAGGAGACATTTTCATTCTTGGGCCGGTCCAACCCATTTGGGCCCGGGTTGAATTTTTTGTGAAATGACCAAAAGGTCCTTTTTTTAGCTTAAACCCCATAAAAATACCTGCTTGGTTTTTTTCTGGAACCCTTAATTTTTGAATGAAGATTATTAGATGAAGGAAAGTCAGTTCCCTTAAGTGGTTCAAGGTGAAAACTTTTTGTTCATGTTCGCaactaaaattcaatttttatttattttttagtgtgtcTATGTTAATTGATGtggttttggggtttttgaaggTAGGAGAGGTGAAATAGAAAAAGGGTGTGAAGAATATGTCTAAGTCTTGCAAAGGGTTGGCCACGGAGCTGGTCAAGTGCCTCAGTGAATCTGATTGTGTTAAGGTTcttttgaatgatttttttttttttgttgtaattCAAAAATTCTATATATTTATTCATCATTTATGCAATGTTTGtgttggagaataggttgagaaGAGACCTTATAGGGAGTGTGTTGGAGAGAAGACTCCATCAATACCAAGTGAATGTGTGGGATTGAGGGAAACCTATTTCAATTGCAAGAGAGGCCAGGTACTTGTTATTCTTGGTTTCTTCTTTGTGTCTTTTGAATTGATCTTGGTtcatttttatgtgattttcaAATGCATATACAATATAATTCTTTGTTTTGTGCTTGCATTGAATGAAGGTTCAGTATTTCATTATATGTGTAGTTGTTTTTGTTGCTAACTTAACACTAACATCAACTTATCATCTTATTGGAGTTCAACCGAATTATTTGGTTGCTTATTTTCAAACTATTGTATCTCAAAAGGAATGTACCAAGATTTTGATAACCGATATACGGTTAAAAAGCATGGTGGGTAAGGGGAATTTAGTCTTGATGATTAATGAGAATGCATGCTACAATCCAACAAACAAGGGAGGGTGTGTTTAATCCATTTTGCTTCAACTTTCAAAACCAGTAGTGGAAAAGACGGCACTATTTTTGAGCTGGATTAGTCAGATTTCTAACAATAGGATCGATCTCAATACCAGTGAAAGATGAAAAAAAGTACATGAGGACAGTTTTGGCAATTGTCATTTATGTTGCCAAGTAAATTCGTTGAAATGCTCTAAAATACCAGTTGTCTTTATTCATTATTATATAAtctaaattaagaaaatatcGATCACTTGCAACCAATGTTGAAATGTTTTGATAATTAAGTGTATATATACTTAGTCTATATGATGTGGCATCCCTTCAGCCTTAAACTGCAATCTTTCTAGAAACTAATTAGTTAAGATCTTCATGGTATCTACTTGTATGTGTTGGTTGGCAATAAGTCACTAACAGCATATTTAGGTTTGTATTTGAATTCTGGTGCACTTTTCTATATTTGCATTTGCAAGAAGTTGTGTTGTATGTACATTTCCCACATAGGCCAAGTTGACTCGCGCCATTCCATCATCGTCGGACCCAAATTAACGGGTCTCACACGACATACAATGGTAGAAGGGAGTATGAATTGGTTCCATGTACGAAAAAGAGCGCGTTCAAGAATCGTTCTCCCTTTGTAAATGATATGTAAAATAGTAAAATGTACATAGTTGGTgaagaaaataatgaataagTTTATATTTGTATAGTATCATCCTCCATTATTCGTTAATATTTGCATGCTTGAGGgtgatattaaaattaaacatcTAACTTCATTTCATTGTTATCAGGTTGATATGAGAGCTCGGATTCGTGGAAACAAGGGCTATTAAGAGCTTTTGGTGATCTTAACTTAGAATGAGAATTAAATATCTGTATGTTCCAATTGCTCCCATATTctgatgaaaatgaaaattgtGTTCAATTAACAATGCTGCTTTCAGTTTCTTTTTGCTCAAAGATgaaatcaatataattaatgTTGATGGTGAATCACAGAATTGGGAAGAAGACTATTTGATTGTTTGATTAGTTGGCATTGCAAGCTCAAAACATTTTGCTTTGCTAGAAAAAGAACATTAATacaaaccccattttgttgCATGAAGGATTTGTGTAAGTCCCGTGTTTATTCATGGATTCTTGAAATGAACACTGTCTCCATGTGTTGGCTATTATGGTTGGAGAGGACTGAAGCTTTAAACGCTGTTATTCTTTGATTGATTCCAATAAAATTTGAAGttttaaaagagaaatgtttcttattgttttttttttatcattttatgtGAAAATTTCACTTGATCATGTTATGTATTGATTTTCACTTATTCATAGGACTATTTTCTTAATGGATGGGGAAAGTCAAGACATGACTAAATCATGTAAACTTTTACATGAAGATTCGATTTTGGACTAATACATacttgataaaataaaataaaaataaattaataaaacacatacttatcatcattcatcaatggATGATGGATGGGTTTTGAGTATTCAAATTCTTAATAACAGAAGACTAGCGAACAAAATTATctaaatttggcttatgaatcAATCATCT comes from the Arachis duranensis cultivar V14167 chromosome 7, aradu.V14167.gnm2.J7QH, whole genome shotgun sequence genome and includes:
- the LOC107459787 gene encoding multiprotein-bridging factor 1b — its product is MSGVGPISQDWEPVVIRKKAPNAAAKKDEKAVNAARRAGAEIETVKKSNAGTNRAASSSTSLNTRKLDEETENLHHDRVPSELKKAIMQARLDKKLTQAQLAQMINEKPQIIQEYESGKAIPNQQIIGKLERALGAKLRGKK
- the LOC107459788 gene encoding mitochondrial protein pet191 homolog: MSKSCKGLATELVKCLSESDCVKVEKRPYRECVGEKTPSIPSECVGLRETYFNCKRGQVDMRARIRGNKGY